The genomic DNA TACACAGTCCCGATCATCCCGCCGGTGGAATGGCCGGCGAACGTCCAGCTCTTGATCCCAAGGGACTCACGCACCGCCTCGAGATCGAATACCGTTTCGAGAAATCCGAGCTGGTACGGTTCATGTGCACGTTCCGAGTGCCCTGCTTCCCGCATATTCACAAGGAACACCTCATGTGTTTCGGTGAAGGCGTCAGCAAAATGGTCTCCTGAAGCATTGAATGCCGAGTAGTGATGGGTCACGCATAAAGGATCACCGCTTCCTTTACGAAAGACTTCAAAGCATCCCCGCTTCGTATCGAGTAGTTCCTGTTTCCAAGTCATCCGTTTCACGTCCTTTCCCTTTTATATACGGCAGTGAGGAGGGGATTTCCTGCATAACAAAACGCCCGCGAAAGATTCGCGGGCGTTTCTGTGTTCCTATTCCAGATTGGCATGCCTGCCGAACATCGTATCGGATGTGAGTCCTTTTTTATCCATATAGCGGAGGATGACCGCATCGTAGAACAGGAGGAGCGTCTGTTCGAAGAGGGAGCCCATCGGTTGGATGGTGGCCCGCTCTTCGCCTGATTCATGCTTCGGTGAACCGGGAAGCCCCACGACGATGTCGGCCAGTTTTCCGATGGTGGAGTCGGGTTTGATCGTGACGGCCGCCACGATCGCACCGAGCTCCTTCGCTTTCTCTGCCATGGGTACAAGGCTTTTCGTCTCCCCTGAACCGGTGCTGATGATGAGGAGGTCCCCTTCTTCAAGGTTCGGCGTGACCGTTTCCCCGACCACATATGCATCGAGTCCCATATGCATCATGCGCATCGTGAAGGACTTGGCCATCAGTCCGGAACGTCCGGCGCCTGCCGTGAAGATCTTACCGGCTTCCATGATGCGGTTGGTCAGCTGTTCCGCCGACCGGTCCCCGATCAAGTCCG from Rossellomorea marisflavi includes the following:
- the hxlB gene encoding 6-phospho-3-hexuloisomerase, translating into MQTTGYMNEILKELSKAPDLIGDRSAEQLTNRIMEAGKIFTAGAGRSGLMAKSFTMRMMHMGLDAYVVGETVTPNLEEGDLLIISTGSGETKSLVPMAEKAKELGAIVAAVTIKPDSTIGKLADIVVGLPGSPKHESGEERATIQPMGSLFEQTLLLFYDAVILRYMDKKGLTSDTMFGRHANLE